A single window of Methylocella tundrae DNA harbors:
- a CDS encoding alpha/beta fold hydrolase, translated as MNLCITEANPIPPGAVVSRIRTKDGIALRVARWSCGETCAGTVTILPGRAEFIEKYAEVVAELLARNFDVVVMDWRGQGGSDRLTSHPGKGHVGHFSAYQHDLEALRSEILEPFGRLPFFALGHSMAGAILLDQARAGRSAFERIVLTAPMIDLYQLRFARLAHGLARGLAGLGLGRAFAPGAGGATPYLARSFSGNVLTSDHLRFGRVASVVAAWPEIAIGAPTIGWANAAFRLMGRFRDAEYPRRVLTPVLIIGAGADAVVDTRATEAFASRLKAGRCITLRHAQHEIMLERDAIREQFWAAFDAFVPGSLKGVDPFATSLASASARDDA; from the coding sequence ATGAACCTTTGCATCACCGAGGCGAACCCCATCCCGCCTGGCGCCGTCGTGTCCCGGATCCGGACGAAGGACGGTATCGCTCTGCGCGTCGCGCGGTGGAGTTGCGGCGAGACATGCGCCGGCACCGTGACGATCCTTCCCGGCCGGGCCGAATTCATCGAAAAATATGCTGAGGTCGTCGCGGAATTGCTCGCCCGGAACTTCGACGTCGTCGTCATGGACTGGCGCGGGCAAGGCGGCTCGGATCGCCTGACTTCGCACCCCGGGAAGGGCCATGTCGGGCATTTTTCCGCTTATCAACATGATCTCGAAGCCTTGCGTAGCGAAATCCTCGAACCGTTCGGACGGCTGCCGTTTTTTGCGCTCGGCCATTCGATGGCCGGCGCCATTCTGCTCGATCAGGCGCGCGCCGGGCGCTCGGCCTTCGAGCGCATTGTGCTCACCGCTCCGATGATCGATCTCTATCAGCTTCGCTTCGCCCGACTTGCACATGGGCTTGCGCGCGGCCTTGCCGGGCTCGGCCTTGGCCGCGCTTTCGCGCCGGGGGCGGGCGGCGCAACGCCGTATCTGGCGCGATCCTTTAGCGGAAATGTCCTGACCTCGGACCATCTTCGCTTCGGCCGTGTCGCATCGGTCGTCGCGGCCTGGCCGGAGATTGCAATTGGCGCCCCGACGATCGGTTGGGCCAATGCGGCGTTTCGCCTGATGGGGCGTTTCAGGGACGCGGAATATCCCCGCCGGGTTTTGACGCCGGTCCTGATCATCGGCGCCGGCGCGGACGCCGTTGTCGACACGCGGGCGACGGAAGCATTCGCCAGCCGGTTGAAGGCCGGCCGCTGCATTACGCTGCGCCACGCGCAACACGAGATCATGCTCGAAAGGGACGCCATACGCGAA
- a CDS encoding Hsp20 family protein → MRQFDLSPLYRSTIGFDRLFNMIDQAAGYDAAPSYPPYDIERTGEDSYRISIAVAGFAEKDLSVETRDNTLSVRGARGAQAEGEAPKAEVLYRGIASRSFERRFQLAEHVHVTNASLENGLLHIDLLREVPEARKPRQIPIGAAKAEAGPQIVSAQQAA, encoded by the coding sequence ATGCGCCAGTTTGATCTTTCTCCCCTTTATCGCTCGACGATTGGGTTCGACCGCCTGTTCAACATGATCGACCAGGCCGCCGGCTATGACGCCGCGCCGAGCTACCCGCCCTATGACATCGAACGCACGGGCGAAGATTCCTATCGGATTTCCATCGCCGTCGCGGGCTTTGCCGAAAAGGATCTCTCGGTCGAGACCCGGGATAATACTCTGAGCGTTCGCGGCGCGCGTGGCGCGCAGGCTGAAGGGGAAGCTCCCAAGGCCGAGGTGCTCTATCGCGGCATTGCGTCCCGCTCCTTCGAGCGCCGGTTCCAGCTCGCGGAGCATGTTCACGTAACCAACGCCAGCCTCGAAAACGGCCTGCTTCACATCGACCTGCTGCGGGAAGTTCCGGAAGCGCGCAAACCGCGTCAAATCCCGATCGGCGCGGCCAAGGCGGAAGCCGGCCCTCAGATCGTCTCAGCGCAGCAAGCCGCCTGA